The Neodiprion lecontei isolate iyNeoLeco1 chromosome 2, iyNeoLeco1.1, whole genome shotgun sequence genome segment ACCTAAACATCTGTCGGATTCTGATACTTTCCCACAAGTATAGAGTTCCGGTTTTACCTGCGGCTCTAATTACACTAATATATCCTCAAATTCACGGGTATATGACCATTCGCGCCGTTTGCACAGAGATGGTAAAGTAATGCCCAAATCCCGAGTTTCTCGTATTCGTTCCCATCATAGTTCATCTgcccgctgctgctgctgctgctgcagttTCTATATTTGCTCAAGAATTATCCCTCGGCTAGTTTATACGTTCGAAACCATTTCGAGTCGGTCAATATTAGAATGTGTATATACGCCCCAGGTCGGTATATATTAGGTACATGCGTACATACCATTTCCTGACTATTCAAATAGGACGAGTATAGAGCTATATAAGCCATGCACGCGGAGCTAAAGATTTTAAGCCTCTTTGTAATCGGTCAACAACCGCGCCTTGTGCACGGTGGTAGCTGCTGCCATGCAGTGTCAATAACATTTAATGAATAGATAGTACAGAAACTATTACACGTACGTAGTGTGCAGTACGCTTTGGGTGCACGCAGCATCGAACCGTGATATTAAACATGTAGATTATTCATTAGCTTCTCCAGTGTACCCACATACACATCCATAGTCAAATTCCAACGaacatatagtatatatatatatatacgagtatataataaatacacaatGTTGAATATTGTACAAGCCGCAGCACGGTTAACGACTGCACTCTCATGGCCCCGAAATATAAAGGATCTCGAAGCCTTTTTCGATGACTGACAGCATTGATGCGGTAACCATCGCGGCTTACAGGTATACGTCAAGTATATAGGTATGCGTGCGGAGAAGCAGAGGAGAGCAAAGCCAACCGACAGATGCCGAcgagatattattttttcataacgaAAGATTAATTCGGTCAggttataattatttgatgaaaatctCTCAATTATCCGTCATACGGTCGATATAAAAAGAACTGCTTTGACGGTGCGGTACGGTAGTTTACAGGTTCGAGgtcttgtttgaaaaaatcagaatCTTACGTTTCACCCGTACGTACCAGTAGGTATTAATTACCGCGTGTGTATGAATTGAAACATTATTACCGATAATAAAGCCGGTAaatcgataataattaataattatcgaTACATATCCTCTTCAGCGACGTTTCTATTAAACGCAAATGCAGCTGCATTGCACGTTGCACGGTgtcaatttataaatatagatCTCAGTAATTCTGCAGCAGTGCCATGCAGCCATGCTGCCAATGCAGAGTTTGCCAATacggaaaaatagagaaaaggCAAATTATATACGCAATCTATTAATAGGCTGCGAATTGTTCAGGGCAATCACGTAGCGGTGCGGAAAGTTGGACGCGTGTGCGCGAGGCCTGCATCCACCGACACAAGGAAGCCCTGAAGTGCAGCGTGCGGTTCGAGGTGAAAGAAACTGCTGCTGATCCCCTACGGGACGGTCAACTAGGCGCACACGCGTGTCAATCGTCGAGGCCCCTTTATGCGTCGCGCGTGTCAGAAACAGAATACGCATTTCAATGTTCAATTGGACGCGGCTGCTGACACGCCTGCATATAACGCCGTGCTACGCATACCAATTATTCATCCTAACTGCCAGACTTGTGTGCATATAACCTAAGTAGGTAGATACAAAcatatgtatttgaaaattgtgcCCTGCGCACGCGTTCCGGCGATCGCTTTTATTGGGATTCACTCACTTTGCAACGCGTCATCTAGCGGTAAAAATCAAACTAAAGTAGCCACGCCGACAATTGACCGTTGACCGTATTTTTTCGCGTGTGGATGGTAGAACAGGTATATCATTCGTTACGTTTCGTTAATTTATGTGACGTGAGTAATTTAAAATCCCAAGAATTACGATTTGCctcgattaaaattaaaaacttaggTTATGTGGCGATAAAATGGCGCCGACAACCAGACTCTGACGTCACGAGGACATTTTCCAATAACGCGCGGTATCTTTACAACATTTTAGAAacaaagttttgttttttttttttattgccatTTTTGCAAGATGTGGGAAcagagtgaatttctaacGACTGAACGGTCTgtcgtctgctaaaatttaatgcgcatgcgctacaatCCGAGAGCAGTTATTTCCCAGGGCGACCAACCGCCATAAATTTATACGGCAGTTCGCCGCGATGTTTTTAACCTCAAATATTTTGACACCTGTCGGTGTTGAACCGAAGACTCATGGGGGACTAGAATAAAGGAGTTCAATCTTCGTACCTTTGATCCGGCATCGAAAATCCATATACAAGGAAGCTTGCGCTGGCTGACTCTGAACGGCACTGATATCGCAAAGATCCAACGGGTGGTGGGCAGACTAGACAGAGACAAATATacgcatttttattataattcgccaaaaatttacaacaagTTTGTCAGGTTATGTTGATCCTCAAGCTGCACTTATTCGTTTTTAATAAAGCCAcacaattaataaataatatttatgcTATCTTTGCTAAGTAACATGCgatcaatttaatttcctacCTTAATATAATGACGATAGTTATCACTTTTCTCCACAATAACTAACACGCGTGCTTAACGTTATTCACGTTCAAATGAGGAGCAATTTTTCGTTCCGGTCACGATCCATAttgtttatgtatatatatattgtcaaTTCTTACCGACTTCACTTCGGAAATTCACGATGACAGCGATGCTTCGgatgaaatttaaaactaCTAAATGACAAATTTTCGAGGACGATGAAGAATCTTTCCTTTGCTCCCCAACAGAGATTCTACTCCTTTACCCCAGTACAAGTAGCaacatttttgaggttaccGTCACGATGGCTGGTCACCCTAGAAAACAATTGCTGTCGGATtctagcgcatgcgcattacaTTGTAGCAAACTACGGCCATGCAGCGTTAGCAATTCACTCTGTATGCCGTTACATCGTACCTGGGtacatgtattatacctatataatctTACAGTTGATGAAAGTTTTGTTACATTCCGTTATCGAAAGAATTGAGAAATAGAACCTGTTGGCCAGTAGAATCGCGTACGCGACATTTTACTGTAAGTTACTTGCGTGTGTATTACATGGGATAATACAACGGATATTATAAATCCAATGCGATAGCGTATAATCGAAAATACACAACTCAAATTCGATCCTCGTATGAACATTAACTCGGTTTCGAACGTGTGAAATCCGGTTTCGCATACTCGGATCGCGACGAATTGTCACATTAATTATGTAGCATTTCGGTAGCAGTCGCGAATTAGCTACGTATTCGTTTTATAGGATATGTATAATTACTACGCCCGGACGTTCGATCGGgcgttgaaatttattcaacaggTATAACGTACATTCCCGCAGTGGATCGGTTAGCTGGCTCGTTGATATAACGTCGTTGAAACGATTAACGGAACGTCTATAACATGGCCCGGTATTATGTGCGTACCAAAGCGAACTAACCGATtccagattttcaaaatttcaattccaaaCGGTCGATAAACGACTCTTTCCACTATCGGACTGTATTCATATTGaaagaatatttaaaatcGACGACCACAAGCCGTTTTATAACAGTTCAGGATCGGCTGTACAATACAAACCCGGAGTTAGAAAAAATGTTGCACCGCGTGGAGACATTCCTGCCGTTTAACATCATCAACATTATTCAATATATGCGAGGACATAATATTCGTCAAATAAAAGGATCAGTCCGGAGCAAGCAGGCAAGCAACCAACCATCAAGAGCAGCTGGACTGCACGACAAAGGGTTGCGGTAaacacatatgtatacgttaTATAGGTATTTGGATAGGGTCCATTTGCGTTGCTGATGCCGCGTAGAGGTcgatgaaaaacaataacgATGAATTAAGAAGGCTTGtcggaaaataattaatatgccTGGGACGCATAACGAATGGCCCCGTGAGCGAAGAGCACTGTTTGTTTTCGGTGTTTCGAAGCTTGGGAGAGAGCCCAAAGGGAACGAGAGACCTGGGCGGGCCCCGTCTTACGTCTTTGTTTAGCTAACCGGAGTCGAATCTATTCGCGTCTCGCTCCAGCTCTCAGGATCCTCTCCGGGTTCCGTGCCGGAGTAGAGAGGAGCTCGTCGAAACGACCTCCCGCTGTTTCTCtgcttttcttctttccttttttccgtccttttctcccccttcccttttgtttctttcttcttcttaactttattttttttttctttcttttttttatcccttttTATCTTAAACGAGCGCGCACACGCTCGATCTTGCGCGCAACACACGCACGTACCGTACACACAAGCATTACCAGTTCTTCATCTCACTCTTCTCTGCATCAGCGCGCGGTTCGCCTCTTGATTCGTGAGATCcctgcagcaacagcagcagcagcagcagcaacatcGGCAGCAGCGGCTCCGTCAGCATCACCAGCGGCAGCCGCATGCCTCTCTCCATATATTCTCTCTACTTTAATCTTTCTTTTGTGACTCGGCTGTTTTAGCGTTTTTTATATTCCATGCCGAGCTGAATCCCACTACCGCCCCGCGCCCTCTTTCTGCCCTCGAGGAGACCCGCCGGGCTTTCGGATAGAAGAACGCCGAGTGAAACTTaccgagagaaagagagtagATGCacgaggagaggaggagagacAACGCCGCTGGCTTATTAGCGAGCGAGGTACTGACGGAGAAAGACAGcttgatattataataataaatacgacGTTAGTTAGTCAGACCGCCTCGGCCGCTTTTATATGCCTTTTAATGGTTTATTTCATATCGGGCTCATTAATACGCCCGAGGGGTCTCTCTCTCGCCGCGCTTCTCTGCGTCCATGTACTTCTCTCGAACCCCCCTTCAAGCCTTCATTTTTATCCTCCTTTTCTTTATACTTCTTGTTCTCCGTctacatgtacatacatacatacgtacatgcattacacgttattatacatacatgcattaACGAAGGTGTGTACAGTATAGTGTATAGTTACAGGATGCACGGTATGCGTGCAGCATACTCTGTCATACGCTCTATATGTATTCGTACACGCGCATCTACGTGCAACTTAACATTGTCCATGTACCACATAACAGGGCACGGTTATCTTTTACGACTTCCAGTTCGCCGCTGATTACCAGAGACATTCCATCCtcgatgctgctgctgctgcttctttTGCATCGGGAATAACtcatacacatatgtatatgtatgctTGACCCTTTTTCCTTTTATCCTAAttattcaaacttttcaattcAATCGGCAAATTGTGCGATGCGGTGGTCCGCTCTGATCTTCATTATACGTTACGTTACGTGGGCATGTGTGCTTCTGCGTTGAAAAGCCCTTCGGGCCTCCGGCTTCCTTAATTTATTATGACAAGCCAGGAGAATCTCGGTCCACTTCCGTCTATGTAAATGATGGATGAGAGTTACGTGCGTCTCCTTTCTGTCCTCGACCCGCGTTCGTCCTTCTCCGCTAACTGACATATCGTTTATAGATGGATCGCGGGGACTCGGAATTCCACCTTCTCCTTCGGACCACCCTGAAAAATTCGAATCCTAGACCCAAACTTGCGCAATTTCATTTCGTATCGTTTCGTTTCAGGATCAGTCGGACGCGAGGTGCGATGCTTCTGCAACCAGGCGGCCTGCGTGACTCAGGGATACTTGTGCCGAGGCACGGGTTGTTTCACCGAACTACCCTCGAGCCTGAACAATCCGTCATCGCTGAGGCCGGAACGAAGTCCCTGGCACGGGTGCCTCGGCGATGATTTTAAGGACAGACAGTGTCCCGCGGGACTTTTGTGCTGCGAACAGGACTTGTGCAATCACGTCGACGATCCCGCGGTTCAAACGAAACTCAATAGAACTCTCCACGGTGAGTCCGGACGCGGATTGTCACGATGTTTCCTACCAGCCCAGTCGCTGTGTACAAAAAAGAACAACTagaattgcaatttttcgatacCATCACTCTTTTGTCTTATCGTTGGGCGGGCGGGGTTCCAGAATCCAGAATTTAGACCAAATTCTGCGATAACTCCAGCCGTCATGTTGAATTTATGGTTTGAGTggtaaatattaaatttaatcaaaaaatttccatgaCCATTACGTTGTAgagaattaaatttcctacaagttTAGTAACaactatttttcataaaaaatatcaaaacgGGCGAGTTgtttgacaatgaaaaaatgttcccACAAATTCAAGATGACGGCAGAATCTTTTCCCCCAACgatgagagaaagaaaataatggtaTCGGAGAATTGcaatttcaaatatacatTCCGACTGTATGACTATGTGGAATGTGTAAGAGCTGAAGCAGTGATGTAACAAGTCGTTTTGATTATTGCAGTTTTGTCCGGGGACCAGCGAGTCTACAATTTCGGACCTATCCAGAGCAGCAATCACGGGAATCAAGCGACCGAGGGCTGGTTCAGAACAGCGACGATAGCCGTCCCGATATGCGGCCTAGTCGCTCTTCTTGTTCTTGCCGGTTTGGCCGTTCGACTTTTGAAGCCCATGCCGACGCAGGGCGATAAGCTCGGCCCGCACTGCAGAGTTCCGGATAACGCGCCGCCCCTTTTGGGACCGCCGAAAGTGCCTCTCGTCTAACGATTAACCGATCCGCTGGAGAGTGAAGAGAAGATACgtgaaacatatttttgaGAACTGAGAAGCGAATTAAGACGAGTTGAACATTTCCATCCCCGTCGCGTCATCGGGCGTCCGACAGTGTTGGTGAAATCGGAATAAATCCGAgcaaggaaaaaatatatccgcAGGTGTagataaattttggaattcaaaggtttttcaaaaatttcctctTTTACTGTAATACGCGTTCAGTTGGTAAGCACAAGGAACATGGCCGTTATTTATCGTACATGCGATATTCACCGTACTATTGTCTCCTACGAAACgcgaaaaaacaacaacaaaatgTCACGCGCTGTTTgcaaatatacgtatataaatggACAGGTATTTCAACAGCTGCATGTGTGAATTGTGATTTAAAGACTTCTTTCAAAGGGTTGGCCTTATATGATATACTATATAATTGTATAGAACCTTAAGAAAGCTAGCGGGCCCTACGAGGCTTCTCTTGGCTGTGAATTttatgaagaaataaaaaagaaagagaaaaaactaaaattggaaaaaaaaacattttcagaCAATATTCATATCTTATGATTTTTGCCTTTTTCTACTCAAAGACGGGGATTATTTtttactgattgtgagctCCTGTTCGGCATGTTCGTTGCGAAGAAATTTAAACCATTCGTAATGTGTCCCGCCCCGCCCCCCCTGCCGAGAGACGGTTTTTACTTCCTCGGTAAAGAAAATACAACGAGTTGAACAGGTAATCATGTTGTATTCGGATTCCTATATTAACAACGAGTATATATGTGTAGTATCCCCGTCCGTAATTGTTTTCGCACttgtataatgtaaatatataaatatatatgtagtaTACACAATATGGAAAACCAAGATTTTGTAACATAGTATATAGTAAAATTAATGCTGTGCAAACTGTAAAATTGGATAGTaatatgaaatatattcatcgacatatagtatatatttttaataaaattagcAATAGGATGTAATTCGTAGATCGTTTACAATGATACTCTACTAATTATTCAACAATTGACTCAGAGCTATTGCTTTTAGCCGTTCAAAGAGTCGAAGATTCTGACATAATGGCCATtagtgaaaaataagaatgttttttttttaacattcaatgaaatttatttagtTTACGTTTGTAAACAATGTGCACCAAAGCTCATTTATTAGATCGCTTTACTGATCCAATTACCTCAACTAAATTTCATGAATCTCTCCtctgaatttgaaaacttttcaacaatttcgaaatcCTCGCAAACCCGATTGCGGAGTAACTAGCAACTGTGCCACACAATGTTCAATAGAAGCGATGTACAACAGACAAGTTATGAACCAGAAaagcaaaatttgaaaataattgagatCATTTGTAACATCACGTTAAGATGTGTTACGTAAGAGGCACGAACAGATTTGTTCACAACCTCCTAATCCGATTATAATACAGTTTAGAAATCATTTTCtgagaaacgagaaaaaaaaaaactagttaCATTCAtgtattttaataattgttCACGCACagggtaaaataaaaaatggaatacgCGCattacacgaaaaaaaaagaatttctctctgatgattaaaattttgcGAATTGCGGTGcagcaaaatttttgaacttgAGCGacatagagaaaaaaaacgacagcTCTCAGTTCGTACGAGATTTAACATTGACGGAATGGCTAAAGTTGGATTCTGCATTTAAGGTCCATTAACGTCAAATTAAACTTCACTTCGTACAGCCAACAGGCGATTGAGGTTTCCATAGCTCTATTTATATTccgaataaatattatattgtgataatattgtataattattttaacttgataataaataataataatgataatgataatacgaATATTAATTCAAATGATACGCgattttatacacatataatgaGATGTATCGCCTTGCGCAGGGCGATTATacagagtataaaaaaataatacaaataaaataactgaacattttttgctcatttcattttattcatttcttccTTCAATGCCTGTTACATACACCTTTTTTGCCACTCGTATTACAGAAAGGGTGAGTCATTACTCGATAAAATAGGAATCCCATTCATCTTGTTTGAAcattgtttcatttattttgcatttttaatGTATAACCATAGTAGACACTATGTAGTTTTAATATGATCAAATTGCCATCACAGATAAAAATCTTTTGGCGGGACGTGCATTATATAGCTTTACAAGGCTTTCATAAATTGTCACAACAACCTTGTAGTAGTTTTATACTGCGCAGCGAGATACGCAAAAACACAGACAAAACTGCAATACTTGACAAGAAAACTTTCTTGCATGGTGCAACATctcaaagaaaatattttgtctTACAAAAATACTGTCCAGGGTTTTTTCTTGCAATTATTTACTTCAtatttaacttttttcttattttttttttttttaatcattacCTTTTCACTCTCAACCTAAAACTCACTCGAGAGTTTTGTCAAAATCACGAATTTCGAACATTACATACCAATTCCCATCAATTATTACACACATGTGTGTTGTAGGAATAGTTTTAGTTTAGTTCTATCGATCAGTCGGTGTATAATATAACCGTCCATCACATCCTGCATGACGATTCTGGTTAAATGTGGTCCGAATAATGAACCTAAGATAGTATCTCACCAAAAGATTTCACGTAAGCCTCATGAAGTTTGTTGACAAAGTCTGGATCGCTCCTCAGAAGGTAATTAAAAGCCTGCAATAACTGATTCCTTGTCAGCGGCTCAACCGGTCTTGTCAATGGATCTGGGGGACTAGGGGCAGCAAACATAACAGGTGGCATCAATGCTGGGCCAGAACCGACTGCTGAACAGCTCGACGATTCTACAGATGCCTGCaagaaatatcatgcaatgtaATCATTTGATACCTCTGCATCAACAAAATTCAGCACACAAATATCGTCTCCTGTTACGCAAAGCACTGCTAAGTATATGGTTTGTagacaaattttggaattttatattattcaagTTTTGCCAGTAATATCCGATGACATAGAATTACAAAGTTTTACGTAATTGGATATATATAACTTTTCAGATTTTAAGAATCCCACAATTTTCGTGTTATGTTTCGAATTGGCTGAGAAGCTCTATTTACTAACCGTAGGTCCAGTAGCATGGGCAAATAAGGATGCAAGTGAATTTGCATTAGGAATGGATGATTGTTGATGATTATTTAACGTGGTGTTAGTCGGAGACTGTATCCTGAGAAACCCTGAAGTACTATTTGTATCAGTTGAATTGGCATTTGTCAATGGTGGCTGTTCTCGTGGTACAGCTGTTGATACAGTTGTACCCCCAGATTCGAGATTGGTCGTAGTTATGCGATTTCGCCTTTTAGATCTGTTCACTATATTTCCTGATACGTTGTTTGGCTGAATAGTTGACGCTGACTGAGATTGAGAATGAGATGGAGGTCCTGGCTGGGGCGTTGTAGatcgttgttgtttttcaatatgttCAAGAGTATGTGCGGCTGGATTTGACATCAGACGCGCCAACAATGGCTTAGTCTCTGGTGTTACAGGTCCTGTAGGACCAGGGTTGCCTGTTGGAGGTTGATCACCCGCCTTGAATTGGCCGGGGTTTACCTAATTGTTGAGAAAAAGGCGTGATGATGTGATATTTCCCACTTTCTGTCCACCAGTGTAAACTTGATCTAAGTATTAAAATCGTTGTTAGTCCCCAATATTGTAATGTGTTTACTAGGGCTGTGCATTTTCCCAAAATCTCAGGAAAAAAGTTCAGGTTCGGGATGGGTTTGTATCAGGTCATGTTTTTTAGAGATTCCGGAAGTGTCGGgaaatctaaaatttttgggaaaCCCGTAATCTTTGTAAAGCCAGAAATATTTGAGAAGCCCGAGACGCGGGTAACCTAACTTACTTAAAACTCACAGTATcgattaaatattaaataaatactaatagtaaatattataattatatgaaatcaatattttcagtaaaaagtGTCTCAACATTCATCGGGAGATCCGGGAATCCCAAAAATTTTGACTAAACTGATATTTTCGTGAATCCCAGAGTTTTTGGGAATTCCCGGATTAGCGGTAATTCTAaagtttttgagaatttaCAGATTTCTGGGAATGCTGAAAATTTCGGGCACCCAACCCAATACTAATAGTTTTTTTCCGACCTGATCCGAAGAATTATGATACCCGCACAGCCCTAAGGTTTACCTTAGCCTTGGCAAAGAAGTCCATAACGCTTTGCGAAGGAACATCAGGTCCGAGAGGTGCTGATAAAGGACCTGTCATGTTTTCCAACAATAAGTTATTCCCTGGAGATTTTGGCCCTCCCCTGTTAGTGTTGAAGTCTTCTTGGGCCTTACTCAGCATGCTGAATATATCGACACTGTTCACACTTGGCCCTGAATTTTTCTTAGTCTTAACCTTATTAGTAGATTTTCGCATCTGCTCAGAATCCTTAACAAGTTTGTTAAGCATAGCCGCAATGCGAACGCATTCTTCCTTTTCGTAAAACCAGATTCCAAATATATTGCAGCTTGAATTTCTGTATAAAAGAAAAGGCTCCTGCAGCTGTAAGTCGAGCCCTTGCGTTACAGGTTCCATCAAATTATTGGTATTCAGCctgcaagaaagaaaaattttatagtaCGGTGgtaagttttgaaaattgaagaaaaaaaacaaatgtctTTCGTTAAAAGTAGAAGCGTTTTGGGACAATGTGTGGGACATGTTCAAAAAACACGTCCTCGTAATACGAAGGAGAAAATTTAGGTCTCAATATTTTgccgctaatttttttttgtcagtcAGAAACGATTTCTGAATGATTGCGATGCTTAATGTTAGCGTTTTTACCGATTCATGATCAACACACTGTTGTAGGGTTCCCCGTTTCGTGAATATACGAACAAGGCACCCTCGACGTCGGTTTTTTCCCACTCGTTGTTCTCGGCATTGAATGTGTACAGGGCTACATGGGTCGCAGTCTCGAGAATATCCTTAACGTACGGGTCGACGCGTTTCAATGCAGCAACATTCATTTTCAACTCTGTCAAATCGGCCATCGTGCTCAAAGACCGGCTAATCGACC includes the following:
- the LOC107218134 gene encoding BMP and activin membrane-bound inhibitor homolog translates to MLPRELITFATITTLSVATAGASVNLEYDDNGMLADEERRITNNNNSNDNNKFNDNKGSVGREVRCFCNQAACVTQGYLCRGTGCFTELPSSLNNPSSLRPERSPWHGCLGDDFKDRQCPAGLLCCEQDLCNHVDDPAVQTKLNRTLHVLSGDQRVYNFGPIQSSNHGNQATEGWFRTATIAVPICGLVALLVLAGLAVRLLKPMPTQGDKLGPHCRVPDNAPPLLGPPKVPLV
- the LOC107218155 gene encoding mRNA-decapping enzyme 1A isoform X1; its protein translation is MADLTELKMNVAALKRVDPYVKDILETATHVALYTFNAENNEWEKTDVEGALFVYSRNGEPYNSVLIMNRLNTNNLMEPVTQGLDLQLQEPFLLYRNSSCNIFGIWFYEKEECVRIAAMLNKLVKDSEQMRKSTNKVKTKKNSGPSVNSVDIFSMLSKAQEDFNTNRGGPKSPGNNLLLENMTGPLSAPLGPDVPSQSVMDFFAKAKVNPGQFKAGDQPPTGNPGPTGPVTPETKPLLARLMSNPAAHTLEHIEKQQRSTTPQPGPPSHSQSQSASTIQPNNVSGNIVNRSKRRNRITTTNLESGGTTVSTAVPREQPPLTNANSTDTNSTSGFLRIQSPTNTTLNNHQQSSIPNANSLASLFAHATGPTASVESSSCSAVGSGPALMPPVMFAAPSPPDPLTRPVEPLTRNQLLQAFNYLLRSDPDFVNKLHEAYVKSFGEILS
- the LOC107218155 gene encoding mRNA-decapping enzyme 1B isoform X2, with the protein product MEPVTQGLDLQLQEPFLLYRNSSCNIFGIWFYEKEECVRIAAMLNKLVKDSEQMRKSTNKVKTKKNSGPSVNSVDIFSMLSKAQEDFNTNRGGPKSPGNNLLLENMTGPLSAPLGPDVPSQSVMDFFAKAKVNPGQFKAGDQPPTGNPGPTGPVTPETKPLLARLMSNPAAHTLEHIEKQQRSTTPQPGPPSHSQSQSASTIQPNNVSGNIVNRSKRRNRITTTNLESGGTTVSTAVPREQPPLTNANSTDTNSTSGFLRIQSPTNTTLNNHQQSSIPNANSLASLFAHATGPTASVESSSCSAVGSGPALMPPVMFAAPSPPDPLTRPVEPLTRNQLLQAFNYLLRSDPDFVNKLHEAYVKSFGEILS